Proteins encoded by one window of Sediminicoccus rosea:
- a CDS encoding glycosyltransferase 87 family protein — protein MAAVLAGAHAGMIALAPALVEQDSPGAPQIAAFVGLALLGGAAWFAAIGPLERLPPARVAVGAIFILGAAMRLGWLATPLVLDTDALRYLWDGALVAHGIWPWGAPPGAGLPPGLGEAGSALHAILPFAALRTIYPGTAQLAFLLAHWVAPWELLGLRVIMLAAELATLGLLAAMLRRSGQPVMRVAVWWLCPLLPLVLTNAAHVDALLQPLLLGVLLATLSGRGWLAGALLGLAAGVKVWPLLLAPLIARWLPPGARVAAAVAFVTVAAATLLPLATTLAAPDAGLSAFAVKWVVNNAPVSWIVALLGRDAGQVLRPLLALAAGAVALAVAFRPPGGPVELVRAALVVSAATFYLSPAQYPWYAVWFLPFAAMLGCRALLLPAVLLPLYYLFFALLSEPGHRAFFANGIAAVHVLGVLVMLIWSRRRREFRP, from the coding sequence ATGGCTGCTGTGCTCGCAGGCGCCCATGCCGGCATGATCGCCCTGGCTCCCGCGCTGGTTGAGCAGGATAGCCCGGGCGCGCCGCAGATCGCGGCCTTTGTCGGCCTCGCGCTGCTTGGCGGCGCGGCCTGGTTCGCGGCGATCGGCCCGCTGGAGCGGCTGCCGCCGGCTCGGGTGGCGGTCGGCGCCATATTCATCCTTGGCGCCGCCATGCGCCTGGGTTGGCTTGCAACCCCGCTGGTCCTCGACACCGACGCGCTGCGCTATCTATGGGACGGGGCGCTGGTGGCGCATGGCATCTGGCCATGGGGCGCGCCGCCAGGCGCAGGGCTCCCCCCCGGGCTTGGCGAGGCCGGATCGGCACTGCATGCCATCCTGCCCTTTGCGGCGCTGCGGACCATCTACCCAGGCACCGCCCAGCTCGCTTTCCTACTCGCGCATTGGGTTGCGCCGTGGGAGCTCCTGGGTCTGCGGGTCATCATGCTCGCGGCGGAACTGGCGACGCTCGGGCTGCTCGCGGCGATGCTGCGGCGGTCGGGCCAACCCGTGATGCGCGTGGCGGTGTGGTGGCTTTGCCCGCTGCTGCCTCTGGTGCTGACGAACGCCGCGCATGTGGACGCGCTCCTGCAGCCACTCCTGCTCGGCGTTCTGCTGGCGACGCTGAGTGGGCGCGGCTGGTTGGCCGGCGCCTTGCTCGGCCTGGCGGCTGGCGTGAAGGTCTGGCCGCTGCTGCTTGCGCCGCTCATCGCGCGCTGGCTGCCACCTGGGGCGAGGGTAGCGGCGGCGGTTGCCTTCGTCACGGTCGCCGCGGCCACGCTCCTGCCACTGGCAACGACCTTGGCGGCGCCAGATGCCGGCCTCAGCGCCTTCGCCGTCAAATGGGTCGTCAACAATGCCCCGGTGTCTTGGATCGTGGCTCTGCTCGGGCGGGATGCCGGCCAGGTCCTGCGGCCGCTTCTTGCCCTGGCCGCGGGCGCGGTGGCACTGGCGGTGGCGTTCCGCCCGCCGGGCGGCCCAGTGGAACTGGTCCGCGCCGCACTCGTCGTGTCGGCGGCAACCTTCTACCTCTCGCCGGCACAATACCCCTGGTATGCGGTGTGGTTCCTGCCCTTCGCAGCGATGCTCGGGTGTCGGGCGCTGCTGCTGCCGGCGGTCCTGCTGCCGCTGTACTACCTGTTCTTCGCCTTGCTGTCTGAGCCCGGCCACCGGGCCTTCTTTGCCAACGGGATCGCCGCCGTGCACGTGCTTGGAGTTCTTGTCATGTTAATCTGGTCAAGACGGCGCAGGGAGTTCCGACCATGA
- a CDS encoding terminase small subunit-like protein — translation MTKRKTDSPTKGQAKQRGAPARRPIGRPPIKPSPDDPQAIDRLCQLLIGGMSMSEACAQDDCPARTAVYAKMAVDGDFRNAIARAREAQQHAMIDETIELADAATPENWQVVKLRIWARQWRAAKLAPRTYGEKVEVAGSAENPLTLLIQEVQGRAFKPVQIVDGEAEET, via the coding sequence ATGACAAAGCGAAAAACTGATAGCCCGACCAAGGGGCAGGCGAAGCAGCGTGGAGCGCCCGCGCGCCGCCCGATTGGCCGCCCTCCGATCAAGCCATCACCTGATGATCCCCAGGCCATCGATCGGCTGTGCCAGCTTCTCATTGGCGGGATGAGCATGAGCGAGGCCTGTGCACAGGATGATTGCCCCGCCCGCACGGCGGTCTATGCGAAGATGGCCGTGGACGGGGATTTTCGGAACGCTATCGCGCGTGCGCGCGAGGCGCAGCAGCATGCGATGATTGATGAGACAATCGAATTGGCCGATGCCGCCACGCCGGAGAACTGGCAGGTGGTGAAGCTCCGCATCTGGGCGCGGCAATGGCGAGCTGCGAAGCTGGCGCCGAGGACCTATGGAGAGAAGGTTGAGGTCGCCGGGAGCGCAGAGAACCCGTTGACCCTGCTGATCCAGGAAGTGCAGGGGCGCGCCTTCAAGCCCGTGCAAATCGTGGATGGGGAGGCGGAGGAAACGTGA
- a CDS encoding tyrosine-type recombinase/integrase: protein MADISAKALKARLSALAENPPGKVVRIMAGAGLHLLVKPTHEAGAGVWVLRVTVAGKRRDMSLGAFPLVGLADARMAAEDARRLATKGADPIAARAEKKAAAAPAVTTTFKAAAEALHRAKAPEWKNPKHGAQWLATLKAHVFPKIGARPVAKVDTDDVLRVLQPIWTKTPETASRVRGRIEAVLNYAAATGSRPRGPNPATWRGHLSEALGAPSRLKAVVRREKGKGENHPSLPWQEMPAFMEALEGRKGMAALALRFSILTGARTGEVRGMTWGEVNEADAVWIVPAARMKAGKVHFVPLSPAALAVLEEVKKLAEGRDSLVFPGQRSGKALSDMTLSMLVRGMATDGLAEGELPRWRDPEGRVVVPHGFRASFKAWSLAQGWGDHLSEKALAHTDKDKVRAAYAREPLTEERRPMMEAWAAWRAKSAPAVVASLAAEKAKRQASA from the coding sequence ATGGCGGACATATCAGCGAAGGCGTTGAAGGCGCGGCTTTCAGCCCTGGCAGAGAACCCACCCGGCAAGGTGGTACGGATCATGGCCGGCGCTGGCCTGCATCTGCTGGTGAAGCCCACCCATGAGGCCGGCGCGGGCGTATGGGTGTTGCGCGTCACGGTGGCCGGCAAGCGCAGGGACATGAGCCTGGGGGCCTTCCCCCTGGTGGGGCTGGCAGATGCCCGCATGGCTGCCGAGGATGCCCGGAGGCTGGCAACCAAGGGGGCGGACCCTATCGCCGCCCGTGCCGAGAAGAAGGCCGCTGCTGCCCCCGCCGTCACCACCACCTTCAAGGCCGCTGCCGAGGCCCTGCACCGCGCCAAGGCCCCGGAGTGGAAGAACCCCAAGCATGGCGCCCAATGGCTCGCCACCTTGAAGGCCCATGTGTTCCCCAAGATCGGGGCGCGGCCTGTCGCCAAGGTGGACACGGATGACGTGCTGCGCGTGCTGCAACCCATCTGGACGAAGACGCCTGAGACTGCCTCGCGCGTGCGGGGCCGTATCGAGGCGGTGCTGAACTACGCCGCCGCGACCGGCAGCCGCCCGCGCGGCCCGAACCCTGCCACATGGCGCGGGCATCTGTCGGAAGCCTTGGGCGCCCCGTCCAGGCTCAAGGCGGTGGTGCGGCGGGAGAAGGGGAAGGGCGAGAACCATCCCTCCCTGCCGTGGCAGGAGATGCCCGCCTTCATGGAGGCGCTGGAAGGCCGGAAGGGCATGGCGGCCCTGGCGCTGCGCTTCTCCATCCTGACCGGCGCCCGCACGGGCGAGGTCCGCGGGATGACGTGGGGCGAGGTGAATGAAGCTGATGCCGTATGGATTGTTCCCGCTGCCCGCATGAAGGCTGGCAAGGTTCATTTCGTGCCGCTCTCCCCTGCCGCGCTGGCGGTGCTGGAGGAGGTGAAGAAGCTGGCGGAGGGGCGGGATAGCCTGGTGTTCCCCGGCCAGCGCAGCGGCAAGGCCCTCTCCGACATGACGCTCTCCATGCTGGTGCGGGGCATGGCAACCGATGGCCTGGCCGAGGGCGAGCTACCCCGCTGGCGCGATCCCGAGGGCCGGGTGGTGGTGCCGCATGGCTTCCGCGCCAGCTTCAAGGCGTGGTCCCTGGCCCAAGGCTGGGGCGACCATCTGAGCGAGAAGGCCCTCGCCCATACCGACAAGGACAAGGTGCGGGCCGCCTATGCGCGCGAGCCGCTGACGGAAGAACGCCGGCCGATGATGGAGGCGTGGGCAGCTTGGCGCGCGAAGTCGGCACCGGCTGTCGTGGCATCGCTGGCCGCCGAGAAGGCGAAGCGGCAGGCTTCGGCCTGA
- a CDS encoding rhodanese-like domain-containing protein has product MAPFSRPTRRSLLFAGAGALAVTGGTALALSWPRGLPDPANPRTTMRDVEAAVARLLPVPEITSAELARRIGTGERILLLDVREPAEYAQSRIPGALRVPPDAPAGAVLAELGTRMAGTTVVLYCAVGWRSGLMLKGIRQAAAEAPAAALLNLRGGIFRWHAEHRPLELAAGAEGVHQFNAAWGLLLQRLTGS; this is encoded by the coding sequence ATGGCGCCTTTCTCTCGACCCACACGACGGAGCCTTCTGTTTGCCGGCGCCGGGGCGCTGGCCGTCACGGGCGGCACGGCCTTGGCATTGTCCTGGCCGCGCGGCCTGCCCGACCCCGCCAACCCGCGCACGACGATGCGCGATGTCGAAGCGGCCGTAGCCCGACTGCTCCCGGTGCCGGAGATCACCTCCGCGGAGCTCGCCCGGCGGATCGGGACGGGTGAACGCATCCTGCTGCTCGACGTGCGCGAGCCAGCCGAATACGCGCAGAGCCGGATCCCTGGCGCGCTGCGCGTCCCGCCCGACGCCCCGGCCGGCGCGGTCCTGGCGGAGCTCGGCACGCGGATGGCCGGCACCACCGTGGTGCTTTACTGCGCCGTTGGCTGGCGTTCCGGCCTGATGCTGAAGGGTATCAGGCAGGCAGCGGCAGAGGCGCCTGCGGCGGCGCTGCTGAACCTTCGCGGTGGCATCTTCCGCTGGCACGCGGAGCACCGTCCCCTCGAACTCGCGGCCGGCGCAGAGGGCGTGCACCAGTTCAACGCCGCCTGGGGGCTGCTGCTGCAGAGGCTCACAGGCAGCTGA
- a CDS encoding TVP38/TMEM64 family protein, with amino-acid sequence MIFPLLLRDRRVWISLGMVGLLVALRATGLSEHLSLATLAAHREALNAFVAANLVLAALGYVGVYVVAVAFSVPGAVFLTLSGGLLFGTLGGTALTVVGATVGATLIFLLAQRLFGADALDRLGPKARTLGDGIRRNAASYLLVLRLVPLFPFFLVNLVPAFVGVRLTTYIVTTALGILPGTMVFSLAGAGLGDVLAMGGDFDPRAVLTPQILGALLGLAALSLAAIPIKARFARN; translated from the coding sequence ATGATCTTTCCCCTTTTGCTGCGCGACCGCCGGGTCTGGATCAGCCTCGGTATGGTCGGACTGCTCGTCGCTCTACGCGCGACGGGGCTTTCGGAGCACCTTTCCCTTGCCACGCTGGCAGCACACCGTGAGGCGCTGAACGCCTTCGTCGCGGCGAACCTGGTGCTGGCCGCGCTCGGCTATGTCGGGGTCTATGTCGTGGCCGTCGCCTTCTCGGTGCCTGGCGCCGTGTTCCTCACCCTGTCGGGCGGGCTGCTGTTCGGTACGCTCGGTGGAACGGCACTGACGGTGGTGGGTGCGACGGTCGGCGCGACGCTGATCTTCCTGCTCGCGCAGCGCCTGTTCGGCGCGGATGCGCTGGACCGGCTGGGACCGAAGGCGCGCACGCTGGGCGATGGCATCCGGCGCAACGCCGCGTCATATCTGCTGGTGCTACGCTTGGTCCCGCTATTCCCCTTCTTCCTGGTCAACCTTGTCCCGGCTTTCGTCGGCGTGCGGCTGACGACCTACATCGTCACCACCGCGCTCGGCATCCTGCCAGGGACGATGGTGTTCAGCCTCGCGGGCGCCGGGCTCGGCGATGTGCTGGCGATGGGGGGCGACTTCGATCCGCGCGCGGTGCTGACGCCGCAGATCCTGGGTGCGCTGCTGGGCCTCGCGGCCCTTTCACTGGCCGCTATCCCGATCAAGGCGCGGTTCGCGCGCAACTGA
- a CDS encoding glycosyltransferase family 2 protein has protein sequence MTAPAGLRVGVIIPTRNEALALPSVLPAIPPWVAEVIVVDNASNDGTPEIARRYGARVVSEPRRGYGRACLAGIAALSPDVDTVIFMDGDASDRPEDMLRLLAPIAAGEAELVIGARTLGVETGALTPQQRFGNALACLLIRLVWGVRYTDLGPFRVIRREALARLAMRDETWGWTVEMQVRAARLGLRVQELPVGYRRRIGISKISGTLSGTIRAGWKIIWVIGAEALDGLRARRRS, from the coding sequence ATGACCGCGCCGGCGGGATTGCGGGTCGGTGTGATCATCCCGACCCGCAACGAGGCACTGGCACTGCCGAGCGTCCTGCCGGCGATCCCGCCTTGGGTCGCCGAGGTGATCGTGGTGGACAATGCCAGCAACGACGGTACGCCCGAAATTGCTCGCCGCTACGGGGCGCGCGTCGTCTCGGAGCCACGCCGCGGCTATGGCCGCGCCTGCCTCGCCGGCATTGCTGCTCTTTCGCCTGACGTGGATACGGTGATCTTCATGGATGGTGACGCCTCCGATCGGCCGGAGGACATGTTGCGGCTCCTCGCCCCGATCGCGGCGGGGGAAGCGGAACTGGTCATCGGCGCGCGCACGCTCGGCGTCGAGACCGGTGCGCTGACGCCCCAGCAGCGCTTCGGCAATGCACTGGCGTGCCTGCTGATCCGCCTGGTCTGGGGCGTGCGCTACACCGATCTCGGCCCGTTCCGCGTGATCCGCCGGGAGGCGCTGGCGCGGCTTGCCATGCGCGACGAGACCTGGGGCTGGACGGTGGAAATGCAGGTCCGGGCGGCCCGTCTCGGCCTGCGCGTGCAGGAACTGCCCGTAGGCTATCGGCGTCGCATCGGGATATCGAAGATCTCCGGGACACTGTCGGGCACCATCCGGGCGGGGTGGAAGATTATTTGGGTGATCGGGGCGGAAGCGCTTGATGGCCTGCGAGCCCGGCGCCGATCGTGA
- a CDS encoding TIGR04282 family arsenosugar biosynthesis glycosyltransferase — MGPGAAISIVCKTPGVGGGKSRLRPLLGAEMVARLSGCFIRDVAAALEAVPSPLGRQLYALYSPAGSDVLLRALLPPPWTLVLSHAQSVGAVLDMSMAAFLGDGHDCAIMVNGDSPTLPTDFIVEAIAALRAPGDRVVLGPALDGGYYLVGLKRPHPRLFEDIAWSTPDVLACTVERARELGLPVMLLPRWYDVDEPQDVLRLQREFAGQAPCLNSGMTGGPAPHTRALLAEWAGGERSAFSGGLETKCLAPPVTPTSCPPICGANQ, encoded by the coding sequence ATGGGTCCGGGGGCTGCGATTTCGATTGTCTGCAAGACGCCGGGCGTCGGCGGGGGCAAATCGCGCCTTCGGCCTCTGCTCGGGGCGGAAATGGTCGCACGACTGTCCGGCTGTTTCATTCGTGACGTTGCTGCTGCGCTGGAAGCCGTGCCCAGCCCTCTCGGCCGGCAACTTTACGCGCTCTACAGTCCAGCCGGGTCGGACGTATTGCTGCGGGCGCTGCTGCCACCGCCCTGGACGCTGGTGTTGAGCCACGCGCAGAGCGTCGGCGCAGTTCTGGACATGAGCATGGCGGCCTTTCTTGGCGACGGTCACGACTGCGCCATTATGGTAAACGGCGACAGCCCGACCCTGCCGACGGATTTCATCGTCGAGGCCATCGCTGCACTCCGTGCGCCCGGTGACCGGGTCGTTCTCGGTCCCGCTCTCGACGGTGGCTACTACCTGGTCGGGCTGAAGCGGCCCCATCCGCGACTTTTCGAGGACATCGCCTGGAGCACGCCGGATGTGCTCGCGTGCACGGTCGAACGCGCGCGGGAACTCGGCCTGCCCGTCATGCTGTTGCCGCGTTGGTATGATGTCGACGAGCCTCAAGACGTCCTTCGATTGCAGAGGGAATTCGCCGGGCAAGCGCCATGCCTCAATTCGGGGATGACGGGCGGCCCGGCGCCGCACACGCGCGCTCTGCTGGCCGAGTGGGCCGGCGGTGAGAGGTCTGCCTTTTCGGGAGGTCTCGAGACGAAATGCTTGGCTCCGCCTGTAACCCCCACGAGTTGCCCGCCGATCTGTGGCGCGAACCAGTGA
- a CDS encoding DUF547 domain-containing protein — MTPRRTFLALPLVALLPRASHAQADADDVLDALLARHVVPHADGVMRVRYAAWKASAADMGALHGWIALAATRRPAAMPRNEAFAFWSNLYNALTLKVVLDRYPVRSIRDIRSTGVPFDPRQFIGPWRTRLVTIEGRRMSLDDIEHETMRPTFRDPRVHYAVNCASIGCPNIWPRAWRAATLRAELDAAAAAFVNHPRGATVLPDGRLRVNSIYHWFKEDFGGNDAGVLTHLRLYAAPALAAQLAAVATVADHVYDWTLNDVAPSG; from the coding sequence ATGACACCTCGCCGAACATTCCTGGCACTCCCCCTCGTCGCGCTGCTGCCGCGCGCCTCGCATGCGCAGGCTGATGCCGATGATGTGCTGGACGCACTGCTGGCCCGCCATGTCGTCCCGCATGCGGATGGCGTGATGCGCGTTCGCTACGCCGCCTGGAAGGCCTCCGCCGCCGACATGGGCGCGCTGCATGGCTGGATCGCCTTAGCCGCGACGCGCCGCCCAGCGGCGATGCCGCGCAACGAAGCCTTCGCCTTTTGGTCCAATCTATACAATGCGCTGACCCTGAAGGTCGTGTTGGACCGCTACCCGGTGCGTTCCATTCGCGACATCCGATCAACCGGCGTTCCCTTCGACCCGCGCCAGTTCATCGGGCCGTGGCGCACGCGCCTCGTGACCATCGAGGGCCGGCGGATGTCGCTAGATGACATCGAGCACGAGACCATGCGCCCGACCTTTCGCGACCCGCGCGTGCACTACGCCGTCAACTGCGCTTCGATCGGCTGCCCGAACATCTGGCCACGTGCCTGGCGAGCGGCGACGCTGCGGGCGGAGCTGGACGCGGCCGCGGCCGCCTTCGTCAACCATCCCCGCGGTGCTACGGTGCTGCCGGACGGACGGCTGCGCGTCAACTCCATCTACCACTGGTTCAAGGAGGATTTCGGGGGCAATGATGCGGGCGTGCTCACCCACCTGCGCCTGTACGCTGCGCCGGCGCTCGCGGCGCAACTCGCTGCCGTCGCCACCGTTGCCGACCATGTCTATGACTGGACGCTGAACGACGTCGCGCCTAGCGGATGA